One genomic region from Rhizomicrobium palustre encodes:
- a CDS encoding cupin-like domain-containing protein has product MTTPVPERGAITPEDFREVLQSCRPVVLRGQVRDWPAVKAGLTSAGAFRDYLLQFDRGLEMEAFFGDRSIQGKYYYGETFSGFNFKREQMRFAAAVDAVIENLGRPESPSVYAGSIPLDSYLPGFTQDNPMPLASGVEPRIWVGHESNVSCHYDAMENIACIAAGRRRFTLYPPELIGKMYIGPIDRTMAGQPVSLAASGPSDPSLYPDFEPYRDSAFVAELEPGDALFLPKLWWHQVEGTEPFNVLINYWWDAFRLGPDAPYTAMLLAMIAISERPPQERAAWRAWFDHYVFRGEGHPLRHLPADEHGLLGPLKPDNYGRLRAYVMHLLRGGQ; this is encoded by the coding sequence ATGACCACGCCGGTACCGGAGCGTGGCGCGATAACGCCCGAAGATTTCCGGGAGGTGCTTCAATCCTGCCGCCCAGTTGTATTGCGGGGGCAAGTAAGAGATTGGCCCGCTGTCAAAGCTGGGCTTACCAGTGCCGGAGCGTTTAGGGATTATCTGCTCCAGTTCGACCGCGGGCTGGAAATGGAAGCTTTTTTCGGTGATCGCTCGATCCAGGGCAAATACTATTATGGCGAGACGTTCTCTGGCTTCAATTTTAAGCGCGAGCAGATGCGCTTCGCTGCCGCGGTCGACGCCGTCATTGAAAATCTTGGCCGGCCGGAAAGCCCGTCGGTCTATGCGGGCTCCATCCCTCTAGACAGTTATCTGCCGGGTTTCACTCAGGACAACCCCATGCCCCTGGCATCGGGAGTGGAGCCTCGCATTTGGGTTGGCCACGAGTCCAATGTGTCTTGTCATTATGATGCGATGGAGAATATTGCCTGTATTGCGGCAGGCAGGCGTCGATTCACGCTGTATCCGCCAGAACTGATCGGCAAGATGTATATTGGGCCCATCGACCGCACCATGGCGGGCCAGCCGGTGAGCCTTGCCGCGTCGGGCCCGTCAGACCCCTCACTTTATCCAGATTTCGAGCCTTATCGTGATAGCGCCTTTGTGGCAGAGCTTGAGCCCGGCGACGCGTTATTTCTACCCAAGCTTTGGTGGCATCAAGTTGAAGGCACTGAGCCGTTCAACGTGCTTATCAATTATTGGTGGGATGCGTTTCGCTTGGGGCCTGACGCGCCATATACTGCTATGCTATTAGCGATGATCGCGATTTCTGAACGGCCCCCCCAGGAACGCGCGGCCTGGCGCGCTTGGTTTGACCATTATGTCTTTCGGGGTGAAGGCCACCCTCTGCGGCATCTGCCGGCGGATGAGCATGGCCTTCTTGGTCCCCTGAAGCCTGATAATTATGGCCGCCTGCGCGCCTATGTGATGCATCTGCTGCGTGGCGGCCAGTGA
- a CDS encoding tryptophan halogenase family protein has protein sequence MVDDNRIRSIVIVGGGTAGWMAAASFARFLKPLGCRIELVESEEIGTIGVGEATIPPVMDFIRVLGIDENDLIRKTQATFKLGIVFQDWVKQGHSWCHPFGTTGFDIDGVPFHAYWMKEYLAGRAERPEEYNLQAQAAENGKFMRPVQAPNSPLERITYALHFDAILFARYLRGWAETRGVIRTEGRVVDVSLRAENGHVEKLKLDDGRTIEGDLFIDCSGFQGLLIEQALKTGYDSWNKWLPCDRAAAVPVRQTRAPATYTLTKALDAGWQWRIPLQHRTGNGYVYCSEFVSDEQALETLKAHADGEEMNDPLLIRFTTGRRNLFWNKNVVALGLASGFLEPLESTSIHLIQRGIAQLLRLFPDRNFEPADRDTYNRLLGHEFERVRDFLILHYTTNEREDTPFWRHCKTIPQVDSLKERLELFRGYGRILREDSDLFPVQSWLFMYAGQGIKPRRHDPLADTLDPEVVRSTLENIKAVVSSCTKAMPTHQEFIAKNCAV, from the coding sequence ATGGTTGATGACAATCGTATCCGCAGTATCGTGATTGTTGGCGGCGGCACCGCCGGCTGGATGGCGGCAGCCAGCTTCGCCCGCTTTTTAAAGCCCCTCGGCTGCCGAATTGAACTCGTGGAATCTGAAGAAATTGGCACGATCGGCGTGGGCGAGGCCACTATTCCGCCCGTAATGGACTTCATCCGTGTGCTTGGAATCGATGAAAACGACCTCATTCGGAAGACACAAGCGACCTTCAAGCTCGGTATTGTCTTCCAGGATTGGGTGAAGCAGGGTCATAGCTGGTGCCACCCCTTCGGAACGACCGGGTTCGATATCGATGGCGTGCCATTTCATGCCTACTGGATGAAGGAATACCTGGCGGGACGCGCTGAACGGCCGGAAGAATATAACCTGCAAGCCCAGGCGGCCGAAAATGGCAAGTTCATGCGGCCCGTGCAGGCACCCAACTCCCCCCTGGAGCGCATTACATACGCCCTTCACTTCGACGCCATCCTTTTTGCTCGCTATCTGCGTGGCTGGGCGGAAACACGGGGCGTTATCCGCACCGAGGGGCGTGTCGTGGATGTTAGCCTCCGAGCTGAAAACGGCCATGTTGAAAAGCTGAAGCTTGACGATGGACGAACCATCGAGGGCGATCTGTTTATCGATTGCTCCGGCTTCCAGGGACTTCTGATCGAGCAAGCTCTCAAAACGGGCTACGACAGTTGGAATAAGTGGCTGCCCTGCGATCGCGCGGCGGCAGTTCCGGTGCGCCAGACTCGCGCACCGGCCACCTATACATTGACCAAGGCACTCGACGCGGGTTGGCAATGGCGTATCCCCCTGCAGCACCGGACCGGCAATGGCTATGTCTATTGCAGCGAGTTCGTGAGCGACGAGCAAGCGCTGGAAACCCTCAAAGCTCATGCGGATGGGGAGGAAATGAACGATCCACTCCTGATCCGCTTTACCACTGGCCGCCGCAATCTGTTTTGGAACAAGAATGTGGTGGCCCTTGGACTGGCCAGCGGCTTCCTTGAGCCTCTGGAATCGACATCGATCCATCTCATTCAACGGGGCATTGCCCAGTTGCTAAGGCTCTTCCCCGACCGTAACTTTGAACCTGCAGATCGGGACACGTACAATCGCCTCCTTGGCCATGAGTTTGAACGCGTCCGCGATTTCCTAATTCTGCATTACACAACGAATGAGCGGGAGGACACGCCGTTCTGGCGCCACTGCAAGACGATTCCGCAAGTTGACAGCTTGAAGGAGCGTCTTGAGCTCTTCCGTGGCTATGGCCGCATTCTGCGCGAAGATAGCGACTTATTCCCCGTGCAAAGCTGGCTGTTCATGTATGCGGGCCAGGGGATAAAGCCGCGCCGTCACGATCCGTTGGCGGATACGCTTGATCCGGAAGTGGTTCGCTCGACCCTGGAGAACATCAAGGCGGTCGTCTCGTCCTGCACGAAGGCGATGCCCACCCATCAGGAGTTCATCGCGAAAAATTGCGCAGTTTAG
- a CDS encoding SapC family protein — protein MTNIVPLNNQSHRDLRVMALVSDERNFVAVVAGEFPHLAPHYPIFFSKDSETGAFYCGAMLGFDEGENLFVAEGRNVYRPLNLQRGPFFVAGSDIAIDLDSPKVGSGELLFDESGAPSVYLKSIMALFRDLVPGMEQTRIFIEVLLGLKLIEPIDINLSFDDGTRRSLAGLYTINQEALRDLADADVLMLFRRGYLHLIYLMISSLAQVKFLAQRKNTALRAGLGLPR, from the coding sequence GTGACCAACATCGTTCCACTGAATAATCAGTCCCATCGCGATTTGCGCGTGATGGCGTTAGTATCCGACGAGCGCAATTTTGTTGCTGTGGTGGCTGGAGAGTTCCCGCATCTAGCGCCGCATTATCCGATATTCTTCTCAAAGGATTCCGAGACCGGGGCATTCTATTGCGGTGCCATGCTGGGCTTTGATGAGGGTGAAAACCTGTTCGTGGCAGAAGGGCGCAATGTTTACCGTCCGCTCAATCTGCAACGTGGACCGTTCTTCGTTGCGGGTTCGGACATCGCTATAGATTTAGACTCGCCTAAGGTGGGTTCCGGAGAGCTTCTGTTCGACGAGTCCGGCGCGCCGTCGGTATATCTGAAGTCCATCATGGCGTTGTTCCGCGATCTCGTACCGGGAATGGAGCAGACGCGCATCTTCATAGAAGTCCTACTTGGCTTGAAGCTGATCGAACCCATCGACATTAACTTATCGTTCGATGATGGCACTCGCCGTTCGCTCGCGGGGCTGTATACAATCAACCAAGAAGCATTGCGCGACTTGGCGGATGCGGATGTATTGATGCTTTTTCGGAGGGGGTATCTTCATCTCATCTACCTGATGATTAGCTCCCTGGCGCAGGTGAAGTTTCTTGCGCAGCGCAAGAACACTGCGTTGCGTGCGGGGCTGGGTCTGCCGAGATGA
- a CDS encoding tryptophan halogenase family protein, protein MQPVKDIVIVGGGTAGWLAASTIAARHQGRIKAGQFSVTLVESPSVAIIGVGEGTWPTIRTTLKKIGVSETDFFRHCDGAFKQGGKFSRWTTGADDDFYYHPLVLPQGFHQVNLAPHWLAANDGRSFCDAVCAQGVLCDEGLAPKTITMAEYDGAANYSYHLDAGKFAPFLQSHATGKLGVRHVLADVIKVNQLENGDISSLDTAQAGTIRGDLFVDCTGFAALLIGKTLEVGFKPCSDVLFCDTALAVQVPYDRPDAPMASQTNATAQKAGWIWDIALPTRRGIGHVFSSRHMSDDEAHSILAAYVGPAIKDRNVRKIPIRSGHREIFWKKNVVAVGLAAGFLEPLESSAIVLGELSSKLIAEQMPANREIMDIVAANFNEVTSYRWGRIIDFLKLHYCLTKRTDSQFWIDNADPSTIPERLQNLLKVWKYRSPWFFDEFDRLEEVFPAASYQYVLYGMGFRTEVDPYELAVDEKLAAQYMRQNITSSFRMRSELPKNRELVDKIVTYGLQPI, encoded by the coding sequence ATGCAGCCGGTCAAAGACATCGTGATTGTTGGCGGCGGTACTGCGGGATGGCTCGCGGCCTCAACAATTGCCGCACGACATCAAGGCCGTATAAAAGCCGGCCAATTTTCTGTGACATTGGTCGAATCCCCGTCTGTCGCCATTATCGGTGTTGGCGAAGGAACGTGGCCGACCATCCGGACGACGCTTAAGAAAATCGGCGTCTCTGAAACAGATTTTTTCCGGCACTGCGATGGTGCTTTCAAGCAGGGCGGAAAGTTCTCGCGCTGGACCACCGGGGCTGATGATGACTTTTATTATCACCCACTTGTATTGCCTCAAGGCTTCCATCAGGTGAATTTGGCACCGCATTGGCTCGCGGCGAATGACGGGCGCAGCTTCTGCGATGCTGTCTGCGCCCAAGGTGTCCTCTGTGACGAAGGTCTAGCGCCGAAAACCATCACTATGGCCGAATATGATGGCGCGGCGAACTACTCCTATCATTTGGATGCAGGAAAATTTGCACCGTTTCTGCAATCGCATGCGACCGGCAAGCTCGGTGTGCGTCACGTGCTTGCCGACGTGATTAAAGTGAACCAACTCGAAAACGGCGATATCTCCAGCCTGGACACGGCGCAAGCAGGCACTATCAGGGGAGACCTGTTTGTTGATTGCACTGGTTTCGCGGCCCTGCTGATCGGGAAGACGCTTGAGGTGGGCTTCAAGCCTTGCTCTGACGTGCTTTTCTGTGATACCGCGCTGGCTGTGCAGGTGCCCTATGATCGGCCGGATGCGCCCATGGCGTCTCAGACCAACGCCACCGCGCAAAAGGCCGGGTGGATTTGGGATATCGCGCTGCCGACGCGGCGCGGTATTGGTCATGTCTTTTCCAGCCGCCATATGAGTGACGATGAAGCCCATTCCATTCTCGCGGCCTATGTGGGGCCCGCTATCAAGGACCGGAATGTTCGCAAGATTCCCATCAGGTCCGGTCACCGCGAGATTTTTTGGAAAAAGAATGTCGTGGCGGTCGGGCTCGCTGCCGGCTTCCTTGAACCATTGGAGTCTTCGGCGATCGTGTTGGGCGAACTATCCTCGAAGCTCATTGCCGAGCAGATGCCGGCCAACCGAGAGATCATGGATATCGTCGCTGCCAATTTTAACGAGGTGACATCTTATCGCTGGGGCCGGATTATCGATTTTCTGAAACTGCACTATTGCCTCACAAAGCGCACCGATAGCCAGTTCTGGATCGACAACGCCGATCCGTCGACTATTCCGGAGCGGCTTCAGAATTTGCTGAAAGTCTGGAAATACCGCTCCCCCTGGTTTTTCGACGAATTCGATCGCCTCGAAGAGGTCTTCCCCGCCGCGAGCTATCAATACGTTCTTTATGGCATGGGCTTTCGCACCGAAGTGGATCCCTACGAATTGGCCGTCGATGAAAAGCTGGCAGCGCAGTATATGCGGCAGAATATAACCTCGTCATTCCGTATGCGGTCTGAGCTGCCCAAGAACCGCGAGCTCGTCGACAAAATTGTAACCTATGGCTTGCAGCCGATCTGA
- a CDS encoding threonine ammonia-lyase, producing the protein MPTRHKVRISRLLPVSIDDVRLAAEAIRGAVEHTPTRPSRTLSDIAGCEIWLKFENLQFTASFKDRGALNKLLSLAPSERARGVIAMSAGNHAQGVAYHAGRLGIPATIVMPLGTPFAKVRHTKGFGARVVLEGATLSEASVHARALAEKENLVFVHPYDDEKIIAGQGTVALEMLGDAENFDALVVPIGGGGLVSGVAVAAKALNPNIDIYGVQTRVYPSMYNAITGSSLPCVGQTMAEGIAVKEPGRLTTAIVRELVKDIILVGEGEIEHAIAALLEVEKTLVEGAGASAYAAVCARPDLFRGRKVGLVLSGGNVDMRLLSNVILRELSREGRILSLVIEIVDRPGVLAQVATLVGEAGGNILEVLHNRMATDTSAKLAHLGMTVEARDAEHAEEIRGHLRSHGFQLQG; encoded by the coding sequence ATCCCGACCCGTCACAAGGTGAGGATTTCGCGATTGCTGCCTGTCTCTATTGATGATGTGCGCTTGGCGGCTGAAGCCATACGCGGAGCTGTGGAGCACACCCCTACCCGTCCATCGCGGACCCTTTCTGACATCGCCGGTTGCGAGATTTGGTTGAAGTTCGAGAATCTTCAATTCACCGCGTCCTTCAAAGACAGAGGGGCTCTGAACAAGCTGCTTTCTCTGGCTCCGTCAGAGCGCGCACGCGGTGTCATTGCCATGTCTGCCGGAAACCACGCGCAGGGCGTTGCCTATCATGCGGGACGGCTCGGTATTCCGGCGACTATCGTGATGCCGCTTGGAACTCCTTTTGCCAAAGTGCGGCACACCAAAGGTTTTGGAGCCCGTGTCGTTTTGGAAGGGGCGACTTTGAGTGAAGCCTCCGTGCATGCGCGCGCGCTGGCGGAAAAAGAGAACTTGGTCTTTGTGCATCCTTATGATGACGAGAAGATCATCGCGGGGCAGGGCACTGTTGCGCTCGAGATGCTAGGTGATGCCGAAAATTTTGATGCGCTCGTAGTGCCGATTGGCGGTGGCGGTCTGGTGTCCGGCGTCGCGGTGGCCGCAAAAGCGTTGAATCCTAATATCGATATTTATGGGGTCCAAACGCGCGTTTATCCCTCGATGTATAACGCGATAACTGGGTCGTCGCTTCCCTGCGTTGGGCAAACGATGGCCGAAGGTATTGCGGTGAAGGAGCCTGGGCGACTGACCACTGCCATTGTTCGCGAACTCGTGAAAGACATAATTCTTGTAGGTGAGGGCGAGATTGAGCACGCCATCGCAGCGCTGCTTGAAGTCGAAAAGACACTTGTGGAAGGCGCTGGCGCGTCTGCTTACGCTGCGGTATGCGCCCGCCCAGATCTTTTCAGGGGCAGAAAGGTTGGGTTGGTTCTCTCTGGTGGCAACGTCGATATGCGGTTGCTTTCGAATGTCATCCTGCGAGAGCTCTCGCGGGAGGGGCGGATATTATCGCTTGTGATCGAAATCGTTGATCGTCCGGGTGTGCTAGCGCAGGTAGCAACCCTTGTTGGTGAGGCGGGCGGGAACATTCTTGAAGTGCTGCATAACAGGATGGCTACGGACACCTCCGCAAAGCTCGCGCATCTGGGTATGACGGTGGAGGCACGCGATGCCGAGCACGCGGAGGAAATTCGTGGCCATCTACGATCACACGGATTTCAGCTTCAGGGCTGA